From Poecilia reticulata strain Guanapo unplaced genomic scaffold, Guppy_female_1.0+MT scaffold_1393, whole genome shotgun sequence:
TGAGAAGTTCCTTCAGCAGGAGAGCGAGTTGAAGAGGGTCCGCTCTGAAAAAGCAAACCTGGAGCAGCACATCCTGGGAATGGAGTCTGAACTGGAGAGCATGCAGGCAGAAAGCTGCARGCTTACGGAGGAGCTggagaccca
This genomic window contains:
- the LOC108166083 gene encoding centromere protein F-like, with amino-acid sequence MEMLEGLEMAKGGWDEKFLQQESELKRVRSEKANLEQHILGMESELESMQAESCXLTEELETQRKTCSGRKQQIEALLMEVSALI